ATGGCTGGACAGCATGAAGAAGATCACCGGCAGGGTCAGGTAATTGTTATGCAGCGAGCGCTGCTTGGCGATGACGCCATATTTGGCGTCCGGCACCCGCCCCGCCTTCAAGTCCGCCACCACTTTTCTCTGGTTGGGAATGATGATCATCGCCACATTGGCGGTCATGATCGTGGCGGTGAACGCGCCCATATGCAGCATGGCGGCGCGGCCGGTGAACAATTGCGTATAGCCCCAGCTCATCGCCACCAGGATGGCGAACAGCACCAGCATCAGCCCGGTGGTGGATTGCCCGATCGGCGACTTGCACAGCGCGTCGTAAAGCAGCCAGCCGAGCACGATGGAGCCGATCGAGAGCAGGATCGCCACCCAATTGGCCACGTCCAGCACATTACGGTCGACCAAATAGAGGTCGGCGCCCACATAATAGAGCAATGCCAGCAGCATGGCCCCGGACAGCCAGGTCGCATAGCTCTCCCATTTAAACCAGGTCAGATGCTCGGGCAGGAATTCCGGCGCCACCAGATATTTCTGAATGTGGTAGAAACCCCCGCCATGCACCTGCCATTCCTCGCCATGCGCCAGCGGCGGCAGGCTCGGGGTCTTGCGCAGGCCCAGGTCCAGCGCGATGAAATAAAAGGACGAGCCGATCCAGGCAATGGCCGTCACCACATGCAGCCAGCGCACGGCGAACATCGCCCATTCATAGAAAATCGCCAGATCGCCCATTCCAGCCTCATACTCGATTTGCCCCTCGCCCCTGGTGGGAGAGGGTGGTTTTGTCCGCGTTCAGCGGACGAAACCGGGTGAGGGGTTTTTCCCGCATGTCAGCTGCCAGCGGAAATGATTCCCCAACCGCCTGCGCCCCCCTCCCCCTTGAGGGGAGGGCCGGGGTGGGGGTGCTGCGTTTCCTACATATCCGCAGCCTCGCCCTCGCTCCGCCACCCCCAATCCTCCCCTCAAGGGAGAGGGAGAGCAGCTAAACAGACCAGGCCGGCGCCTCACGCCGGCCTGCCGGCATGAACGCCTTTAGGCCTTCACGCCTTCCACATACCAATCCATGGCCCACAGCCCGGCATCGTCGATGGTTTCGCCGGCCGCCGCGCGTTCGGTGCCGGTATTGTCGACGATCGGCCCGGTAAACGGATGCAGCGAGCCATCGACAATGCCGTTCTTGACCGCTTCGGCGGCTTCCACCACTTCGGCGGGAATCTTCTCGTTATAAGGCCCGATCACCACTTCGCCGGCGGCAATGCCCGGCCAGCTGTCATCGGACACCCAGTTACCGGCCTGCACGTCCTTGACCACCTGGATATAATGGGGTGCCCAGACGTCGATGATCGCGGAAAGATGCGCATTGGGGGCGAAGGCGCTCATATCGGCGCCCTGGCCGAAGCCGCCGATAATGCCGCGCTCCTCGGCCACCTGCAGCGCCGCCGGACCGTCGGAATGCTGCGAGATGATGTCGGCGCCCTGATCGATCAGCGCGCGGGTGGCGTCCGATTCCTTGGCTGGATCGTGCCAGCTCGAGAGCCACACGACATTGACCGTGATCTCGGGATTGACCTTGCGGGCCGCCAGCGTGAAGGCGTTGATGCCCATCACCACTTCGGGGATCGGGAACGTGCCGATATAGCCGATATTATTGGTCTTGCTCAGATGGCCGGCCAGGGTGCCCATGACGGCGCGGCCTTCATGGAAGCGGGCATTATAGGTGCCGACATTGTCCGAGCGCTGATAGCCGGTGGCGTGTTCGAAGATCACGTCGGGGAATTCGCGGGCCACCTTGATCACGTAGTCGCCGAAGCCGAAGCTGGTGGCGAAGATGATCTTGTTGCCCTGCTGGGCCAGTTCGCGCAGCACGCGTTCGCAGTCCGGGCCTTCCGGCACGCTTTCCACAAAGGTGATCTCGACCTGGTCGCCGAATTCTTCTTCCAGCGCCTGGGCGCCGACCCAATGGCCATAGGTCCAGCCATTGTCGTCCTTGGGACCGACATTGACGAACCCGATCTTGAGCGGGCCGTCCTGGGCGAAGGCGAGCGAGCTCGCCAGCGGCAGGGCCAGGCCCGCGGCGCCGAGCTTGAGCGCTGTGCGGCGGGTGATGATGGTCATTTTGTTCTCCTTGACTGAAAACTGTTGTTGCTAGTCTTTTTATTGGCCGGGCATGAAAGGCTTGCCCAGGCAGGCGGGCGCTGCCGAATGTCCGGAACGCCGCAGCGAGATCAGCACCAGAACGATGATCGTCGCCAGATAGGGGAGCGCTGCCCAGAATTCGGACGGCAACAGACCCATGCTGCCCGAGGCTTTGGTATAAAGCTCGATGGTCATCACGAGTCCGAAGAGATAGGCGCCGGCCAGCAGGCGGAACGGCCGCCAGGCGGCGAACACCACCAGCGCCAGCGCGATCCAGCCGCGCCCGGCGGTGAGCTTCTCGGCCCATTGCGGCGTGAGCAGCAGCGGAAAGCAACTGCCCGCAATGCCGGCCATCGCCCCGCCGAACGCCACCGCGGCATAGCGCACGCCGATGACCGAATAGCCGATGGAATGGGCGGAGAAATCGTTCTCGCCCACCGCGCGCAGGATCAGGCCCGCCCGGGTCTTGTTGAGGAAGAACCAGACGGCGAAGACCAGGATCAGCGAGAAATAGACCAGCGGGCTATGGCCGAA
This genomic stretch from Devosia sp. YIM 151766 harbors:
- a CDS encoding urate hydroxylase PuuD, whose protein sequence is MGDLAIFYEWAMFAVRWLHVVTAIAWIGSSFYFIALDLGLRKTPSLPPLAHGEEWQVHGGGFYHIQKYLVAPEFLPEHLTWFKWESYATWLSGAMLLALLYYVGADLYLVDRNVLDVANWVAILLSIGSIVLGWLLYDALCKSPIGQSTTGLMLVLFAILVAMSWGYTQLFTGRAAMLHMGAFTATIMTANVAMIIIPNQRKVVADLKAGRVPDAKYGVIAKQRSLHNNYLTLPVIFFMLSSHYPLAFATQWNWIIASLIFLVGVVIRHYFNTRHARKGNPHWTWGMAVVLMLVIAWLSTAPKLPGMGDETLPTAAGERFMQTGHFAAASLAVQTRCAMCHTAEPVHEGIYQAPKNVILDNDVAIANHAHEIAIQAGWSHAMPPGNVTEMTGAERALLVEWYREGSGS
- a CDS encoding BMP family ABC transporter substrate-binding protein, which codes for MTIITRRTALKLGAAGLALPLASSLAFAQDGPLKIGFVNVGPKDDNGWTYGHWVGAQALEEEFGDQVEITFVESVPEGPDCERVLRELAQQGNKIIFATSFGFGDYVIKVAREFPDVIFEHATGYQRSDNVGTYNARFHEGRAVMGTLAGHLSKTNNIGYIGTFPIPEVVMGINAFTLAARKVNPEITVNVVWLSSWHDPAKESDATRALIDQGADIISQHSDGPAALQVAEERGIIGGFGQGADMSAFAPNAHLSAIIDVWAPHYIQVVKDVQAGNWVSDDSWPGIAAGEVVIGPYNEKIPAEVVEAAEAVKNGIVDGSLHPFTGPIVDNTGTERAAAGETIDDAGLWAMDWYVEGVKA
- a CDS encoding ABC transporter permease, giving the protein MDLLIPIIFTLIGASTPILIAALGELVVEKSGVLNLGVEGMMLIGAVVAFAVTYTSGNPWLAIGCAALAAAASSMIFAFLTLTLSASQVATGLALTIFGTGFSALFGQGYTGRPIDIFRSVFPAELASHPIWRLIFGHSPLVYFSLILVFAVWFFLNKTRAGLILRAVGENDFSAHSIGYSVIGVRYAAVAFGGAMAGIAGSCFPLLLTPQWAEKLTAGRGWIALALVVFAAWRPFRLLAGAYLFGLVMTIELYTKASGSMGLLPSEFWAALPYLATIIVLVLISLRRSGHSAAPACLGKPFMPGQ